In Denitratisoma sp. DHT3, one DNA window encodes the following:
- the yjjJ gene encoding type II toxin-antitoxin system HipA family toxin YjjJ: MEQLQFSFTYLFTYLFITVARHSDSIRLLLGQGPIASRQIVEKTGISQPTVSRALAALGDEVIRIGSGSSIRYALRDTSRGFASAPVFRVGDEGLIRELGTLVPVRPDGFVMVQADGVTLHSDGLPWWLFDMRPQGYLGRAYASTYAASLGLPGNPEHWGDTEVIRALLAHGHDAIGNLLIGELARDRFIGMPAPLPVDRAADYPALARAAGAGEVPGSSAGGKQPKFCAYTARGHALVKFSAPDDNPVSERWRDLLLAEHLALSVLGVETEVFDFGGQRFLEVPRFDRIGQLGRVGVFSLRALDAEFVGDVSAPWPSLVSRLVAAGHVHADAVAGSALLWAFGTLIGNTDMHAGNLSFVSRHGRPYQLAPAYDVLPMGFAPGSGGALVDTLPPVSLSASVDGDTWREALRLAEMFFAMVSDCDGFSGRFSPCVESIRKRIDEAASRIARLG, from the coding sequence ATGGAGCAGCTACAATTCTCATTCACTTATCTATTCACTTACCTATTCATCACCGTGGCTCGCCATTCCGACTCGATTCGCCTGCTGCTCGGTCAAGGGCCGATAGCCTCTCGCCAGATCGTTGAGAAGACTGGAATCAGCCAGCCGACGGTTTCGCGGGCGCTGGCTGCGCTTGGCGACGAGGTGATCCGGATTGGGTCCGGCTCCTCTATTCGTTACGCCCTGCGGGACACGTCTCGCGGCTTCGCGTCGGCCCCGGTTTTCCGCGTTGGCGATGAGGGGCTGATTCGGGAGCTTGGCACACTCGTTCCTGTGCGCCCGGATGGGTTCGTCATGGTGCAGGCCGACGGCGTGACGCTTCATAGCGACGGGCTACCCTGGTGGCTGTTCGATATGCGGCCACAGGGCTATCTCGGCCGGGCCTACGCATCGACGTACGCCGCCAGTCTCGGCTTGCCGGGAAACCCGGAGCATTGGGGCGACACTGAAGTCATCAGGGCGCTGCTGGCGCATGGCCATGACGCAATCGGCAACCTGTTGATCGGGGAACTGGCGCGCGATCGATTCATTGGAATGCCGGCCCCGCTCCCAGTCGATAGGGCTGCCGACTATCCCGCGCTTGCGCGTGCCGCCGGCGCCGGGGAGGTTCCCGGCTCGTCCGCGGGTGGCAAGCAGCCGAAGTTCTGCGCATATACGGCGCGCGGTCATGCGCTGGTGAAATTTTCGGCGCCAGACGATAACCCCGTCAGCGAGCGATGGCGCGACCTGCTGCTTGCCGAGCATCTGGCGCTTTCGGTGCTTGGCGTCGAAACCGAGGTTTTCGATTTCGGTGGTCAGCGATTCCTGGAAGTGCCGCGATTCGACCGCATCGGTCAGCTAGGCCGCGTTGGCGTGTTCTCTCTGCGCGCGCTCGATGCGGAATTCGTCGGAGACGTTTCGGCTCCCTGGCCGTCGCTGGTAAGTCGACTTGTCGCTGCCGGCCATGTCCATGCCGACGCCGTCGCTGGTTCTGCACTGCTTTGGGCATTCGGAACCCTCATCGGCAATACCGACATGCACGCGGGGAATCTATCGTTTGTAAGTCGTCACGGCCGCCCGTATCAGCTCGCGCCGGCTTACGATGTTCTGCCCATGGGGTTTGCCCCTGGAAGTGGAGGCGCACTCGTCGATACGCTTCCGCCGGTTTCACTGTCCGCTTCGGTCGATGGTGACACTTGGCGCGAGGCGCTGCGTTTGGCTGAAATGTTCTTTGCCATGGTCAGCGATTGCGATGGTTTCTCCGGCAGGTTCTCTCCCTGTGTCGAGTCGATACGCAAGCGTATCGACGAGGCCGCATCCCGCATCGCCCGGTTGGGATAA
- a CDS encoding helix-turn-helix domain-containing protein, whose product MANIAALLKQEISRLVRKELRSETEALKKANARYRAEIAELKRRVGTLEQQFKALERQNHKQAPNAVQANEPDGNLRFRADGLKKHRERLGLSAAALGSILGTSLQTIYNWETGKTRPSKEQVAKIAVLRKMGKREVQARLQAMQA is encoded by the coding sequence ATGGCGAACATCGCTGCACTACTCAAGCAGGAAATATCGCGCCTCGTCCGTAAAGAACTCAGGAGCGAAACCGAGGCACTCAAGAAGGCAAACGCCCGTTACCGTGCCGAGATCGCCGAACTCAAGCGTCGGGTCGGTACGCTTGAACAACAGTTCAAAGCTCTCGAACGACAAAACCACAAGCAAGCACCCAATGCAGTTCAAGCCAATGAGCCCGACGGCAATCTCCGTTTTCGTGCCGACGGCCTGAAAAAACATCGTGAGCGTCTCGGCTTGTCTGCGGCCGCGCTCGGTTCGATTCTGGGAACATCCCTGCAAACCATTTACAACTGGGAAACCGGCAAGACGCGGCCAAGCAAGGAACAGGTTGCCAAGATCGCTGTCCTGCGCAAGATGGGCAAGCGGGAAGTGCAGGCACGCCTGCAAGCCATGCAGGCGTGA
- a CDS encoding RNA-binding S4 domain-containing protein, producing MDALECGGSCQSADIPLLLIATDGPQKEIQGMTDERMRIDKWLWVARFFKTRSLAATAIASHRIKCNGEHVKPARELKAGDELEITIGQTIFVVIVQGMAEQRRPAPEARLLYEETPESEARRLREQELKKLAPVPGSDLRGRPTKREGRLIRGLKG from the coding sequence TTGGATGCGCTCGAATGCGGAGGCTCATGCCAAAGCGCCGACATCCCCTTGTTGCTCATCGCCACCGATGGACCACAAAAGGAAATCCAAGGCATGACCGACGAGCGAATGCGCATCGACAAGTGGCTGTGGGTGGCCCGCTTCTTCAAGACGCGCAGCCTGGCGGCGACCGCCATCGCCAGCCACAGGATCAAGTGCAACGGTGAGCATGTCAAGCCGGCCCGGGAGCTCAAGGCCGGTGACGAACTGGAAATCACCATTGGTCAGACCATCTTCGTCGTGATCGTCCAAGGCATGGCTGAACAACGCCGACCGGCGCCGGAGGCGCGACTGCTTTACGAAGAAACACCCGAAAGCGAAGCTCGGCGGCTGCGTGAGCAGGAACTGAAAAAGCTGGCACCGGTACCGGGATCGGACCTCAGGGGCCGACCGACCAAGCGGGAAGGTCGTTTGATTCGGGGATTAAAGGGATAA
- a CDS encoding ammonium transporter, giving the protein MEPLKTSADVLFILLGAIMILAMHAGFAFLELGTVRKKNQVNALVKILSDFAVSTLAYFFIGYGIAYGVHFFVDAEQLAQKSGFELTRFFFLLTFAAAIPAIVSGGIAERAKFNPQMAATFLLVGFLYPFFEGIAWNNALGIQDWLKAATGANFHDFAGSVVVHAVGGWIGLAAVLMLGARRGRYARDGAIAAHPPSSIPFLALGAWILIVGWFGFNMMSAQTLDKISGLVAMNSLMAMVGGTLAALVLGRNDPGFVHNGPLAGLVAVCAGSDLMHPLGALATGVVAGVLFVQLFTLTQNRWKIDDVLGVWPLHGLCGAWGGIAAGIFGQHALGGLGGVSFGAQLIGTALGIAIAFTGGLAIYGLLKKTVGIRLDPEEEYEGADLTIHKITATAERETLW; this is encoded by the coding sequence ATGGAACCCCTGAAGACCTCCGCCGACGTGCTGTTCATCCTCCTCGGCGCCATCATGATCCTGGCCATGCATGCCGGCTTCGCCTTTCTGGAACTGGGCACGGTGCGCAAGAAGAACCAGGTCAACGCCCTGGTGAAGATTCTCAGCGATTTCGCGGTATCCACCCTGGCCTACTTTTTCATCGGTTACGGCATCGCCTACGGCGTGCACTTCTTCGTCGATGCCGAGCAACTGGCGCAGAAAAGCGGCTTCGAACTGACTCGGTTCTTCTTCCTGCTCACCTTCGCCGCCGCGATCCCCGCCATCGTCTCCGGCGGCATCGCCGAGCGGGCCAAGTTCAATCCCCAGATGGCCGCCACCTTCCTGCTGGTCGGTTTCCTCTACCCCTTCTTCGAAGGCATCGCCTGGAACAACGCCCTGGGCATCCAGGATTGGCTGAAAGCCGCCACCGGCGCCAACTTCCACGACTTCGCCGGCTCCGTCGTGGTCCATGCGGTGGGCGGCTGGATCGGCCTGGCCGCCGTGCTGATGCTGGGCGCCCGGCGCGGGCGCTATGCCCGGGACGGCGCAATCGCCGCGCATCCGCCGTCCAGCATTCCCTTCCTCGCCCTGGGCGCCTGGATTCTGATCGTGGGCTGGTTCGGCTTCAACATGATGAGCGCGCAGACCCTGGACAAGATCTCCGGCCTGGTGGCGATGAACTCGCTGATGGCGATGGTGGGCGGCACCCTGGCCGCCCTGGTGCTGGGCCGGAACGACCCCGGCTTCGTCCATAACGGCCCCCTGGCCGGCCTGGTCGCCGTCTGCGCCGGCTCCGACCTGATGCATCCGCTGGGCGCCCTGGCGACGGGCGTGGTGGCGGGCGTGCTCTTCGTCCAACTGTTCACCCTGACCCAGAACCGCTGGAAGATCGACGACGTACTGGGCGTCTGGCCCCTGCACGGCCTGTGCGGCGCCTGGGGCGGCATCGCCGCCGGCATCTTCGGCCAGCACGCCCTGGGCGGCCTGGGCGGCGTCAGCTTCGGCGCCCAACTGATCGGCACCGCGCTCGGCATCGCCATCGCCTTCACCGGCGGCCTGGCCATCTACGGCCTGCTGAAAAAAACGGTGGGCATCCGCCTCGACCCGGAAGAGGAATACGAAGGCGCCGACCTCACCATCCACAAGATCACCGCCACCGCGGAGCGGGAGACGCTGTGGTGA
- a CDS encoding murein transglycosylase A, with product MPYLPPLLLLLTLLAGCAAPGPRPAPEAAQPCPVCPTPEVPKPAAKPLQDATWADLPGWSEAAPADLVASFDAFLASCNALARQPLWKDTCGAARAAQQEPFDVRAWFEARFQPWVLVNPDGSREGLVTGYYEPVVKGSRKRGKAYGIPVFAPPDDLITVDLAGLYPELKHMRLRGRIEGRKLVPYYSRAEWGRQESRRAADALLWVNDPLDFFFLQIQGSGQVQLSDGGRIRIGYADQNGHPYRSIGKWLIDRGELKAEQASMQGIRQWAENNPGRLQELLNANPSLVFFRELPVAGNGPPGALGVALTPERSIAVDRRTTPLGAPVWLDTTQPLSETPLRRLMLAQDTGGAIRGPVRADFYWGSGLDAGAKAGRMKQKGRMWALLPKGYAPEEGGAP from the coding sequence ATGCCCTACCTTCCGCCCCTGCTGCTGTTGCTGACCCTCCTCGCCGGCTGTGCCGCGCCCGGCCCCCGGCCGGCGCCGGAGGCGGCGCAGCCCTGTCCGGTCTGCCCGACGCCGGAAGTTCCCAAACCGGCGGCCAAACCGCTGCAAGACGCAACCTGGGCCGACCTGCCCGGCTGGAGCGAAGCCGCGCCCGCGGACCTGGTGGCCAGCTTCGACGCCTTCCTCGCCTCCTGCAACGCGCTCGCCCGGCAGCCCCTGTGGAAAGACACCTGCGGCGCCGCACGCGCCGCGCAGCAGGAGCCGTTCGATGTCCGCGCCTGGTTCGAGGCCCGGTTCCAGCCCTGGGTGCTGGTCAATCCCGACGGCAGCCGCGAGGGCCTGGTCACCGGCTATTACGAGCCTGTCGTCAAAGGCAGCCGCAAGCGCGGCAAGGCGTACGGCATCCCCGTCTTCGCCCCGCCGGACGACCTGATCACGGTGGACCTCGCCGGGCTTTATCCGGAACTCAAGCATATGCGCCTACGCGGCCGCATTGAGGGCCGCAAGCTGGTGCCCTACTACTCGCGCGCCGAATGGGGCCGGCAGGAAAGCCGCCGCGCTGCCGACGCCCTGCTCTGGGTGAACGACCCGCTGGATTTCTTTTTCCTGCAGATCCAGGGCTCCGGCCAGGTGCAGCTCAGCGATGGCGGCCGCATCCGCATCGGCTACGCCGACCAGAATGGACATCCCTATCGTTCCATCGGCAAATGGCTGATCGACCGGGGCGAACTCAAGGCCGAACAGGCATCGATGCAAGGCATCCGCCAGTGGGCGGAGAACAATCCGGGGCGCCTGCAGGAACTGCTCAACGCCAATCCCAGCCTGGTGTTCTTCCGCGAACTACCGGTCGCCGGCAACGGCCCGCCCGGTGCGCTGGGCGTGGCGCTGACGCCGGAACGCAGTATCGCCGTGGACCGGCGGACCACGCCGCTGGGCGCACCGGTGTGGCTGGACACCACGCAGCCCCTGAGCGAGACGCCGTTGCGCCGCTTGATGCTGGCCCAGGACACCGGCGGCGCAATCCGCGGCCCGGTACGCGCCGATTTCTACTGGGGCAGCGGCCTCGACGCCGGCGCCAAGGCTGGCCGCATGAAGCAAAAAGGGCGGATGTGGGCCCTGTTGCCCAAAGGCTACGCACCGGAAGAGGGCGGCGCTCCCTGA
- a CDS encoding ATP-binding protein encodes MTPGPVAETELSAFLSRAEALLVRVEALLPAPVPAPDWSAPAFRWRTRAGRGWLEAVRHPHRIGLDDLHGVDEQKQRIEQNTRQFVAGSSANNVLLTGARGTGKSSLVKAVLNRFAAQGLRLIEVDKSDLAHLPEIEELIAGRPEKFILFCDDLSFESGEPGYKALKSLLDGSISGMPENLLVYATSNRRHLMPQKMAENLETVHAEDGEIHPGETTEEKVSLSERFGLWLSFYPFDQDHYLAICNHWLATFGVGPKQIKAARAEALLWSLSRGARSGRVAWQFARDYAGKTKSSRRPASA; translated from the coding sequence ATGACTCCCGGCCCGGTCGCCGAGACTGAACTGAGCGCCTTCCTCAGCCGGGCCGAGGCCTTGCTGGTCCGCGTCGAGGCGCTGCTGCCGGCGCCGGTGCCGGCGCCCGACTGGTCGGCACCCGCGTTCCGCTGGCGCACCCGCGCCGGGCGCGGGTGGCTGGAGGCCGTGCGGCATCCGCATCGCATCGGCCTGGACGACCTGCATGGCGTGGATGAGCAGAAGCAGCGCATCGAGCAGAACACGCGTCAGTTCGTGGCGGGGAGCAGTGCCAACAACGTGCTGCTCACCGGCGCGCGCGGCACCGGCAAGTCCTCGTTGGTGAAGGCGGTGCTGAACAGGTTCGCCGCGCAGGGCCTGCGCCTGATCGAGGTGGACAAGAGCGACCTGGCGCATCTGCCGGAGATCGAGGAACTGATCGCCGGGCGGCCGGAGAAATTCATCCTGTTCTGCGACGATCTGTCCTTCGAGTCCGGCGAGCCGGGCTACAAGGCGCTGAAGAGTCTGCTCGACGGCTCGATTTCCGGCATGCCGGAAAACCTCCTGGTCTATGCCACGTCCAACCGGCGCCACCTGATGCCGCAGAAGATGGCGGAGAACCTGGAGACCGTGCATGCCGAGGACGGCGAGATCCATCCCGGCGAGACCACCGAGGAAAAGGTGTCGCTGTCCGAGCGCTTCGGTCTTTGGCTGTCGTTCTACCCCTTCGACCAGGACCACTATCTCGCCATCTGCAATCACTGGCTGGCGACGTTCGGCGTCGGCCCGAAGCAGATCAAGGCCGCGCGCGCCGAGGCCCTGCTGTGGTCGCTGTCGCGCGGCGCCCGCTCCGGCCGTGTCGCCTGGCAGTTCGCCCGCGACTACGCCGGCAAGACCAAGTCCTCCCGCCGTCCCGCTTCCGCATGA
- a CDS encoding Nudix family hydrolase, with protein MKITQVAAAVLLRPDGSFLLGQRAPDTFYPGYWEFPGGKVEPGETPRQALERELEEELGIRVLSAHPWIVREHRYEHAHVRLHFFRVGAWTGELRDHVHSALSWQVPGETSVAPMLPANGPVLKALDLPDFYAITQAAAIGPALQLAQLERALAAGLRLVQLREPGLAAAERGEFARAAVALCRAHGARVLINGDLELARAVAADGIHLPSRQLMALQDRSDFPGFRWVAASCHDRRELEQADRLGLDFAVLGPLARTVSHPERPGLGWDAFAALAQGLGLPVYALGGVGRDDLPTAWAAGAQGVAAIRAAWN; from the coding sequence ATGAAGATCACCCAGGTCGCCGCCGCCGTGCTGCTGCGGCCGGACGGCAGCTTCCTGCTCGGGCAGCGGGCGCCGGACACGTTCTATCCGGGCTACTGGGAATTCCCCGGCGGCAAGGTGGAGCCGGGCGAGACGCCGCGTCAGGCGCTGGAGCGCGAACTGGAGGAGGAACTGGGCATCCGCGTGCTGAGCGCCCATCCCTGGATCGTGCGCGAGCATCGCTACGAACATGCCCATGTGCGGCTGCACTTCTTCCGTGTCGGCGCCTGGACCGGCGAGTTGCGCGACCACGTGCATTCCGCCTTGAGCTGGCAGGTGCCCGGCGAGACCAGCGTGGCGCCGATGCTGCCGGCCAACGGGCCGGTGCTGAAGGCGCTCGACCTGCCCGATTTCTATGCCATCACCCAGGCCGCCGCCATCGGCCCGGCGCTCCAGTTGGCCCAACTGGAGCGCGCCCTGGCGGCGGGGCTGCGCCTGGTGCAGTTGCGCGAACCCGGCCTCGCGGCCGCGGAACGCGGCGAATTCGCACGCGCCGCAGTGGCCTTGTGCCGCGCCCATGGCGCGCGCGTGTTGATCAATGGCGACCTTGAACTGGCGCGGGCGGTCGCTGCCGACGGCATCCATCTGCCGTCCCGCCAATTGATGGCATTGCAGGATCGGTCGGACTTCCCGGGCTTCCGTTGGGTGGCCGCGTCCTGCCACGACCGGCGGGAACTGGAGCAGGCCGACCGCCTGGGTCTGGACTTCGCCGTGCTGGGGCCGCTGGCGCGGACCGTCAGCCATCCGGAGCGGCCAGGCTTGGGCTGGGATGCCTTTGCCGCGCTGGCGCAGGGCCTGGGCCTGCCGGTCTATGCCCTGGGCGGCGTCGGTCGCGACGATCTGCCCACCGCCTGGGCGGCGGGCGCGCAGGGCGTGGCGGCGATCCGCGCTGCCTGGAACTAG
- a CDS encoding DNA gyrase inhibitor YacG gives MPDPKPRIVPCPACGKSVAWSPANPFRPFCSERCRNIDLGAWANEEYRVPVSEEPQEPGTDS, from the coding sequence GTGCCCGATCCGAAACCCCGCATCGTTCCCTGTCCCGCCTGCGGCAAATCCGTGGCGTGGTCGCCGGCGAATCCCTTTCGGCCGTTCTGTTCCGAACGCTGCCGCAACATCGACCTGGGTGCCTGGGCCAACGAGGAATACCGGGTGCCGGTCAGCGAGGAACCGCAGGAACCCGGCACCGATTCCTGA
- the htpX gene encoding zinc metalloprotease HtpX, translated as MFNWFKTALLMAAITALFGVIGAMIGGQGGMLLALLLGGGMNLFSYWFSDKMVLSMYNAQEVDAASSPYLYNMVQELATKAGLPMPRVYIIDEAQPNAFATGRNPEHAAVAATSGILQMLSARELRGVMAHELAHVKHRDILTSTIAATMAGAISALANFAMFFGGRSENGRPANPLAGILVAILAPLAATLIQMAISRAREFEADRGGAEISGDPRALADALAKIDAYARGIPMASAEAHPETAQMMIMNPLSGGGLAGLFRTHPATEERIARLHAMVR; from the coding sequence ATGTTCAACTGGTTCAAGACCGCCCTCCTGATGGCCGCCATCACGGCCCTGTTCGGCGTCATCGGCGCCATGATCGGCGGCCAGGGCGGCATGCTGCTGGCGCTGTTGCTGGGCGGCGGCATGAATTTGTTCTCCTACTGGTTCTCGGACAAGATGGTGCTGTCGATGTACAACGCCCAGGAAGTCGACGCGGCGTCCAGTCCCTACCTCTACAACATGGTGCAGGAACTGGCCACCAAGGCCGGCCTGCCGATGCCGCGCGTGTACATCATCGACGAAGCCCAGCCGAACGCCTTCGCCACCGGCCGCAACCCGGAACACGCCGCCGTGGCCGCCACCTCCGGCATCCTGCAAATGCTCTCGGCCCGCGAGCTGCGCGGCGTGATGGCCCACGAACTGGCCCACGTGAAGCATCGCGACATTCTTACCTCGACCATCGCCGCCACCATGGCCGGCGCGATTTCCGCGCTGGCCAATTTCGCCATGTTCTTCGGCGGCCGCAGCGAGAACGGCCGCCCGGCCAACCCCCTGGCCGGCATCCTGGTCGCAATCCTGGCGCCGCTGGCGGCGACGCTGATCCAGATGGCGATCTCGCGCGCCCGCGAGTTCGAGGCCGACCGCGGCGGCGCCGAGATCAGCGGCGATCCGCGCGCCCTGGCCGACGCCCTGGCCAAGATCGACGCCTACGCGCGAGGCATTCCAATGGCCAGCGCCGAGGCGCACCCGGAAACGGCGCAGATGATGATCATGAATCCGCTCTCGGGCGGAGGCCTGGCCGGCCTGTTCCGCACCCATCCGGCCACCGAGGAGCGCATCGCACGGCTCCACGCGATGGTCCGCTGA
- the fmt gene encoding methionyl-tRNA formyltransferase, translated as MKVVFAGTPEFAAWALEAIIAAGFEVSLVLTQPDRPAGRGQKLQASAVKQTALAHGLPVYQPERLKDAASHAPIRAAAGDVMVVAAYGLILPQAVLDIPARGCINIHASLLPRWRGAAPIQRAIEAGDAETGVAIMQMEAGLDTGPVLLTESLPIDAADTAASLHDKLAAQGARLIVEALRRLPTLTPVPQPEAGVTYAHKIEKAEGRLDWTRSAVELGRRIRAFNPFPGAVAQYGDTPIKIWNAVPAAGAAAPGTILQADAASLIVACGEGALALTELQKPGGKRLTAADFLRSFPLRAGDRFA; from the coding sequence ATGAAAGTCGTGTTTGCCGGCACGCCGGAATTCGCCGCGTGGGCGTTGGAGGCCATCATCGCCGCCGGTTTCGAGGTATCGCTGGTGCTCACCCAGCCGGACCGCCCCGCCGGACGGGGACAGAAGCTCCAGGCCAGCGCGGTCAAGCAGACTGCGCTGGCGCACGGATTGCCGGTGTATCAGCCGGAGCGGCTGAAGGATGCGGCCAGCCATGCGCCGATCCGCGCCGCAGCCGGCGACGTGATGGTGGTGGCGGCCTATGGCCTGATCCTGCCCCAGGCGGTGCTGGACATACCGGCCCGCGGCTGCATCAACATCCACGCCTCGCTGCTGCCCCGCTGGCGCGGTGCGGCGCCGATCCAGCGCGCCATCGAAGCCGGCGACGCGGAAACCGGGGTGGCCATCATGCAGATGGAAGCCGGCCTCGACACCGGCCCGGTGCTGCTGACGGAATCCCTGCCGATCGACGCCGCCGACACCGCCGCCAGCCTGCACGACAAGCTGGCCGCCCAGGGCGCGCGGCTGATCGTCGAGGCGCTGCGGCGCCTGCCCACGCTGACGCCCGTTCCCCAGCCGGAAGCCGGCGTGACTTATGCTCACAAGATCGAAAAAGCCGAAGGCCGGCTGGACTGGACCCGTTCCGCAGTCGAACTGGGACGCCGGATCCGCGCCTTCAACCCCTTCCCCGGCGCGGTGGCCCAGTACGGCGACACGCCGATCAAGATCTGGAACGCTGTGCCGGCCGCAGGCGCGGCGGCGCCCGGTACGATCCTGCAGGCCGACGCGGCAAGCCTGATCGTCGCCTGCGGCGAAGGCGCCCTGGCGCTCACCGAGCTGCAAAAGCCCGGCGGCAAGCGCCTGACGGCCGCCGACTTCCTGCGCAGCTTCCCGTTGCGCGCGGGAGACCGCTTCGCCTAG
- the def gene encoding peptide deformylase — MALLPILRYPDARLFKKAAPVVAVDDSIRRLAADMAETMYAAPGIGLAATQVDVHLQVIVIDVSEDRSQLLTLINPKLLDQAGQCEGEEGCLSVPGIYETVTRAEQVRVRALNLEGQPVEIEADGLLAICIQHEMDHLQGKVFVQYLSQLKQTRIKNKLAKLARETL, encoded by the coding sequence ATGGCTCTGCTGCCCATCCTTCGCTATCCCGACGCCCGCTTGTTCAAAAAAGCGGCGCCGGTCGTCGCGGTCGACGACTCGATCCGCCGCCTCGCCGCCGACATGGCGGAAACCATGTATGCCGCGCCGGGCATCGGCTTGGCCGCGACCCAGGTGGATGTGCATCTGCAGGTGATCGTGATCGACGTTTCCGAGGATCGCAGCCAGCTGCTGACCCTGATCAACCCGAAACTGCTCGACCAGGCCGGCCAGTGCGAAGGCGAGGAGGGCTGCCTGTCGGTGCCGGGCATCTACGAGACCGTGACGCGAGCGGAACAGGTACGGGTGCGGGCGTTGAACCTGGAGGGGCAGCCGGTCGAGATCGAGGCCGACGGGCTGCTGGCGATCTGCATCCAGCACGAGATGGACCATCTGCAGGGCAAGGTCTTCGTGCAGTACCTGTCCCAGTTGAAGCAGACCCGGATCAAGAACAAGCTCGCCAAATTGGCAAGGGAAACCCTTTGA
- a CDS encoding LysM peptidoglycan-binding domain-containing protein, protein MSPELAQNAPERHVVVPGDTLWGIAGKFLKDPFRWNELWKRNAEEIRNPHRIYPGQIIVLERHGADGRPQLKLLEPEMVKLAPRIREESLAKREIPAIPQRVIEPFLTVPLVTGEDELDRSPRIVAIEEGRVNASDGNKVYVAGATDGNATRQWQIYRPGRKLVDPESGEALGYEAQMLGTALFEAAGTPATFRIGRAKSEIARGDRLVPAPRPDIVSYPQRLPAVPVAARILSIDQGVRTGGVLSVISLSRGAKNGVEVGHVLALYRVGEKVRDRTSGSWENYTTPDERIGLIYVFRVFERVAYALVMEADRPFTTGDLVRNP, encoded by the coding sequence GTGTCTCCCGAACTGGCGCAGAATGCGCCGGAGCGCCATGTGGTGGTGCCCGGCGACACGCTGTGGGGCATCGCCGGCAAGTTCCTCAAGGACCCCTTCCGCTGGAATGAGCTCTGGAAGCGGAACGCGGAGGAGATCAGGAACCCGCACCGCATTTATCCGGGGCAGATCATCGTGCTGGAGCGGCACGGTGCCGATGGCCGGCCGCAGCTGAAATTGCTCGAACCGGAAATGGTGAAGCTGGCGCCCCGCATCCGCGAGGAGTCGCTGGCGAAACGGGAGATTCCGGCCATTCCACAGCGGGTGATCGAACCTTTCCTGACGGTGCCGCTGGTGACGGGAGAAGATGAGCTCGATCGTTCGCCCCGGATCGTGGCCATCGAGGAGGGCCGGGTCAACGCCAGCGACGGCAACAAGGTGTATGTGGCCGGCGCCACGGACGGCAACGCGACCCGGCAGTGGCAGATCTACCGGCCGGGCAGGAAGCTGGTCGATCCGGAAAGCGGCGAGGCCCTGGGCTACGAGGCCCAGATGCTGGGCACCGCGCTGTTTGAAGCCGCCGGTACGCCGGCCACCTTCCGCATCGGCCGGGCCAAGTCGGAAATCGCCCGCGGCGATCGCCTGGTGCCGGCGCCCCGCCCGGACATCGTCAGCTACCCGCAGCGCCTGCCGGCCGTGCCGGTGGCGGCGCGGATTCTTTCGATCGACCAGGGCGTCCGCACGGGGGGCGTTCTGTCGGTGATTTCCCTCTCCCGCGGCGCCAAGAATGGGGTCGAGGTGGGACATGTGCTGGCCCTGTACCGGGTCGGCGAGAAAGTCCGCGACCGGACCTCGGGCAGCTGGGAGAACTACACCACGCCCGACGAGCGGATCGGCCTGATCTATGTGTTCCGCGTCTTCGAGCGGGTGGCCTACGCCCTGGTCATGGAAGCCGACCGCCCCTTCACCACCGGCGATCTGGTGCGCAACCCTTGA